The Vulpes vulpes isolate BD-2025 chromosome 10, VulVul3, whole genome shotgun sequence genome has a window encoding:
- the LOC112915014 gene encoding olfactory receptor 11H4-like, with protein MNNSETSTVAEFVLLGFPGCQELQSFLFLLFFGIYIFTIMGNGTIVCAVMLDQRLHTPMYILLGNFSFFEILYVTSMVPRMLANFLSETKTISFVGCFLQLYFFTSLGTTETYFLCIMAYDRYLAICHPLHYSTTMTQQFCHILMSFCWALGFLSYTVSTVQLSQLPFCGPNTIDHFVCDMDPLMALSCAPNLVMEIIHYVLSSLIIILTLLYILGSYTFLLIVVLKVPSAAGRQRAFSTCGSHLTVVCLFFGALLAMYVSPTADNPAEVQKILTLFYSVVTPFLNPLIYSL; from the coding sequence ATGAACAATTCAGAGACAAGCACTGTGGCTGAATTTGTCCTCTTAGGCTTCCCTGGTTGTCAGGAGTTGcaaagtttccttttcttgttgTTCTTTGGGATCTATATATTTACCATAATGGGAAACGGGACCATTGTCTGTGCTGTGATGCTGGATCAACGGCTCCATACTCCAATGTATATTCTCCTAGGGaacttctctttctttgaaaTCTTGTACGTTACGTCCATGGTACCCAGGATGCTAGCCAATTTCCTCTCAGAGACAAAAACCATCTCCTTTGTTGGCTGTTTCCTCcagttatatttttttacttcccTTGGTACAACTGAAACCTATTTCCTCTGCATCATGGCATACGATCGGTACCTGGCTATCTGCCATCCACTGCACTACTCAACCACCATGACTCAACAATTCTGCCATATCTTGATGTCTTTTTGCTGGGCATTGGGGTTTCTTAGTTACACTGTCTCGACCGTACAGCTCTCTCAATTGCCTTTCTGTGGACCCAACACCATTGATCATTTTGTGTGTGACATGGACCCACTGATGGCTCTGTCCTGTGCCCCAAATCTAGTCATGGAGATCATCCACTATGTCCTAAGCTCCCTCATTATCATCCTCACACTTCTGTACATTCTTGGCTCTTATACTTTTTTACTGATAGTTGTGTTAAAAGTGCCTTCAGCTGCTGGCCGGCAAAGGGCCTTCTCCACCTGTGGATCACATCTGACAGTGGTATGCTTATTCTTTGGGGCCCTTTTGGCAATGTATGTGAGCCCCACAGCTGATAACCCAGCTGAAGTTCAGAAGATTTTGACTTTGTTCTATTCCGTGGTGACTCCCTTCTTAAACCCTCTGATTTACAGTTTATGA
- the LOC112915015 gene encoding LOW QUALITY PROTEIN: olfactory receptor 11H6 (The sequence of the model RefSeq protein was modified relative to this genomic sequence to represent the inferred CDS: inserted 1 base in 1 codon) — MLIIIHSLVTSASLTALESQNTTMHFVSEFVLLGFPGQREMQNFFFSFILVIYLLTLLGNGIIVCIVKWDKQLHTPMYIFLGNFAFLEIWYTSSTVPNMLVNILSETKTISFTGCFLQFYFFFSLGTTECFFLSVMAYDRYLXICRPLHYPSIMTGKLCVALVCVCWVSGFLCYPVPIVLISQLPFCGPNIIDHFVCDPGPLFALACIPAPSTELLCYTFNSLIIFGPFLFILGSYTLVLRAVLRVPSGASRTKAFSTCGSHLMVVSLFYGTLMVMYVSPTSGNPTGMQKIITLVYSAVTPLLNPLIYSLRNKDMKDALKKVLGLRSNQN; from the exons ATGCTCATCATTATTCACTCATTGGTTACCTCTGCTTCTCTAACAGCTTTGGAATCCCAGAACACAACAATGCATTTCGTGTCCGAGTTTGTCCTCCTGGGTTTCCCTGGTCAAAGAGAGATGCAgaactttttcttctcattcatcCTGGTGATCTATCTCCTCACCCTGCTGGGGAATGGGATTATTGTCTGCATAGTGAAATGGGACAAGCAGCTTCACACACCCATGTACATCTTCTTGGGAAACTTTGCCTTCCTAGAGATCTGGTACACCTCCTCCACTGTCCCAAATATGCTGGTCAACATCCTTTCCGAGACCAAGACCATCTCCTTCACTGGGTGCTTCCTTCaattctacttctttttctcACTGGGTACAACGGAGTGTTTCTTCTTATCAGTTATGGCTTATGATCGGTACC GCATCTGTCGCCCACTCCATTACCCCTCCATCATGACTGGGAAGCTCTGTGTGGCCCTGGTCTGTGTTTGCTGGGTGAGTGGATTTCTCTGCTATCCAGTCCCCATTGTCCTCATCTCCCAACTTCCGTTCTGTGGACCCAACATCATTGATCACTTTGTGTGTGACCCAGGCCCACTGTTCGCACTGGCCTGCATCCCTGCTCCTTCCACTGAGCTTCTCTGTTACACTTTCAACTCACTGATTATCTTCGGGCCCTTCCTCTTCATCCTGGGATCTTACACCCTGGTTCTCAGAGCTGTGCTTCGTGTTCCTTCTGGTGCCAGTCGAACTAAAGCATTCTCCACATGTGGGTCCCATCTAATGGTGGTGTCTCTATTCTATGGAACCCTTATGGTGATGTATGTGAGCCCGACATCAGGGAATCCAACGGGAATGCAAAAGATCATCACTCTGGTATACTCGGCAGTG